A portion of the Zootoca vivipara chromosome 6, rZooViv1.1, whole genome shotgun sequence genome contains these proteins:
- the AZIN2 gene encoding antizyme inhibitor 2, which yields MMTRYLDESDIMMVEEGFTTRDLLENLLLEVSQAGRQEAFFVADLEDVVKKHLHLLKALPRIKPFYALKCNRSKGVVQMLAGLGAGFGCASKAEMALVKSIGVPPDRIICTSPCKQISLIRYAASQGVQLMTFDNEVELSKVARSHPSARMILCLATDDSRSSTCMSMKYGATLKVCRHLLETAKEMNVEVAGISFHIGSSYADPQLFTQSIADARLVFEMGAELGYKMHLLDIGGGFPGAEESRGRFEETAAVVSSALDLYFPEGCGVEVIAELGRYYVDSAFTLAVNIVAKKEVPLDQPGSDDEDPGGRKSFVYHLNDGVYGSFSSVIFNNVCPIPILHKKPSPDLPLHSSSFWGPTGDGLDCIADGMELPELHPGDWLIFENMGAHTMPAPSALSGAQQAQIYYTMSRMAWEAVQLLQGKLLHQEEEDRESTCAPLSCGWEITDTLCVAPVFTPASIM from the exons ATGATGACCAGGTACTTGGATGAATCGGACATCATGATGGTGGAGGAGGGCTTCACCACCAGGGACTTGCTAGAGAATCTCCTCCTGGAGGTTTCCCAGGCG ggaAGACAAGAAGCCTTTTTTGTGGCAGATCTCGAGGATGTGGTGAAGAAACATTTGCACCTCCTCAAGGCCTTGCCCCGCATCAAGCCTTTCTATGCTCTGAAGTGCAACCGCAGCAAAGGAGTGGTTCAGATGCTGGCAGGGCTGGGGGCCGGGTTTGGCTGTGCCAGCAAG GCAGAAATGGCCCTGGTGAAGAGTATTGGAGTCCCGCCAGACAGAATCATCTGCACCAGCCCTTGCAAGCAGATCTCCCTGATCAGATATGCAGCTAGCCAAGGGGTGCAGCTGATGACTTTTGACAATGAAGTGGAGCTCAGCAAGGTAGCACGGAGCCACCCGTCTGCCAG AATGATTCTGTGCTTGGCTACCGACGACTCCAGGTCCTCCACCTGCATGAGTATGAAATACGGCGCCACCCTTAAAGTCTGCCGTCACCTGCTTGAGACTGCAAAGGAGATGAATGTCGAGGTGGCTGGCATCAG CTTCCACATTGGAAGCAGCTATGCCGACCCCCAGCTCTTCACTCAGTCCATAGCAGACGCTCGCCTGGTCTTTGAAATGGGTGCAGAACTAGGCTACAAGATGCACCTCCTGGACATTGGAGGGGGCTTTCCTGGTGCTGAAGAGTCCAGAGGGCGCTTCGAAGAG acaGCAGCTGTGGTCAGCTCCGCCTTGGACCTATATTTCCCAGAAGGCTGTGGGGTGGAGGTCATTGCTGAACTGGGGCGCTACTATGTGGATTCAGCCTTTACCTTAGCGGTCAACATTGTTGCCAAGAAGGAGGTTCCCCTGGACCAGCCGGGCTCTGATG ATGAAGACCCCGGTGGCAGGAAGAGCTTCGTCTACCATCTCAACGATGGCGTTTATGGCTCCTTCAGCTCGGTCATCTTCAACAACGTCTGCCCAATCCCCATCCTGCACAAG AAACCCTCTCCAGATCTTCCCCTGCACAGCAGCAGCTTCTGGGGACCTACTGGGGATGGGCTGGACTGCATTGCGGATGGCATGGAGCTCCCGGAACTGCACCCCGGGGACTGGCTGATCTTTGAGAACATGGGGGCTCACaccatgccagctccctcagctctCAGTGGGGCCCAACAAGCACAGATCTACTACACCATGTCGAGGATGGCCTG GGAAGCCGTCCAGCTCCTTCAGGGGAAACTGctgcaccaggaggaggaggaccgggAGAGTACATGCGCCCCCCTGTCCTGTGGCTGGGAGATCACGGACACCCTGTGTGTTGCCCCCGTCTTCACTCCAGCAAGCATCATGTAA